The following proteins are encoded in a genomic region of Falsibacillus pallidus:
- the queA gene encoding tRNA preQ1(34) S-adenosylmethionine ribosyltransferase-isomerase QueA: protein MKVDLFDFHLPEELIAQTPLEERTASRLMVLNKEDGSLSHSHFRDITKYLKPGDCLVLNDTRVLPARLFGEKEDTGAAIEILLLKQEEGDAWETLVKPAKRVKEGTIITFGDGRLTAECVGIKDHGGRILEFKYDGIFYEILESLGDMPLPPYIKERLDDSERYQTVFAKERGSAAAPTAGLHFTQELLKEIEDMGVHIAFITLHVGLGTFRPVSVEDLQEHEMHAEFYQISEGTARLLNEVREAGGRIISVGTTSTRTLETVATANDGRFTASSGWTNIFIYPGYEFKAIDGMITNFHLPKSTLIMLVSALAGREHVLHAYETAVKERYRFFSFGDAMFIL, encoded by the coding sequence TTGAAAGTGGATTTGTTTGATTTTCATTTACCGGAAGAATTGATTGCCCAAACCCCATTGGAGGAACGGACAGCGAGCCGGCTAATGGTCTTGAATAAAGAAGACGGCTCCTTATCACATAGTCATTTTCGCGATATTACAAAATATTTAAAACCCGGCGACTGTCTCGTACTTAATGACACGAGGGTATTGCCTGCCCGATTATTCGGGGAGAAAGAAGATACAGGTGCGGCCATCGAGATCCTCCTGCTTAAGCAGGAAGAAGGGGATGCGTGGGAAACCCTAGTCAAGCCTGCAAAGAGAGTCAAGGAAGGTACAATCATTACTTTTGGCGACGGCCGGCTGACGGCAGAATGCGTCGGCATCAAGGATCATGGCGGCCGGATACTTGAGTTCAAATATGATGGAATCTTTTATGAAATCCTGGAGTCCCTGGGTGATATGCCGCTTCCTCCTTATATCAAGGAACGCTTGGATGACAGCGAGCGATACCAGACTGTCTTTGCGAAGGAGCGGGGGTCTGCAGCGGCACCAACAGCCGGACTTCACTTTACACAGGAGCTCCTGAAGGAAATTGAAGATATGGGTGTGCATATTGCGTTTATCACTCTTCATGTCGGTCTGGGAACATTCCGCCCTGTTTCTGTGGAAGACCTTCAAGAACATGAAATGCACGCGGAATTCTACCAGATTTCAGAAGGGACTGCCCGTTTGCTGAATGAAGTCAGGGAAGCCGGGGGGAGAATCATTTCCGTCGGGACAACCTCGACCCGTACACTTGAAACGGTGGCGACCGCGAATGACGGCAGGTTCACAGCTTCAAGCGGATGGACCAATATATTTATTTATCCAGGCTATGAATTTAAAGCGATAGACGGAATGATTACCAATTTCCATCTGCCAAAATCAACCCTCATCATGCTGGTAAGTGCTCTTGCCGGGAGGGAGCATGTTCTTCATGCCTATGAAACAGCCGTGAAGGAACGCTATCGATTTTTCAGCTTTGGCGATGCAATGTTCATTTTGTAG
- the ruvB gene encoding Holliday junction branch migration DNA helicase RuvB — protein sequence MTDRIVSGEADMLDLSLEQSLRPQFLQQYIGQEKVKQNLSIFIEAAKMREEALDHVLLYGPPGLGKTTLAAVIANEMGVQIRTTSGPAIERPGDLAAILTALEPGDVLFIDEIHRLPRSIEEVLYPAMEDFCLDIVIGKGPSARSVRLDLPPFTLVGATTRAGSISAPLRDRFGVLSRLEYYEAGQLTEIVKRTAEIFETQIDAKGAEEIARRSRGTPRIANRLLKRVRDYAQVRGNGEITQHLTDEALELLQVDRLGLDHIDHKLLMGIIERFKGGPVGLDTIAASIGEESDTIEDVYEPYLLQIGFLQRTPRGRIVSDAVYKHFNLKVPME from the coding sequence ATGACAGATCGAATTGTTTCCGGTGAAGCGGATATGCTTGATCTCTCGCTCGAGCAAAGTCTGCGTCCTCAGTTCCTGCAGCAATACATTGGCCAGGAAAAAGTAAAACAGAATTTATCGATTTTCATAGAAGCAGCAAAAATGAGGGAAGAAGCCCTTGACCATGTTCTGCTTTACGGTCCCCCTGGGCTTGGAAAAACCACTTTGGCTGCCGTAATTGCAAATGAAATGGGCGTACAGATCCGGACTACTTCAGGTCCTGCCATCGAGAGGCCGGGCGATTTGGCAGCAATCCTTACAGCCCTCGAACCAGGTGATGTCTTGTTTATCGACGAAATCCACCGGCTTCCTCGGTCCATTGAAGAGGTCCTCTATCCTGCTATGGAGGATTTTTGCCTGGATATTGTGATCGGTAAAGGGCCAAGCGCAAGATCCGTCCGTTTGGATCTGCCGCCATTCACATTAGTCGGCGCCACGACAAGAGCAGGTTCCATTTCTGCACCATTGAGAGACCGCTTCGGCGTATTGAGCCGCTTGGAATATTATGAAGCGGGACAGCTGACTGAGATCGTCAAAAGGACTGCGGAAATTTTTGAAACTCAAATCGATGCAAAAGGCGCCGAGGAAATTGCACGCCGTTCCAGGGGGACGCCGCGGATTGCCAACCGTCTTTTAAAGAGAGTCCGGGACTATGCCCAGGTCAGGGGCAATGGAGAAATCACGCAGCATCTTACGGATGAAGCACTTGAGCTTCTTCAAGTTGACCGTTTAGGTCTTGATCATATTGACCATAAATTATTAATGGGGATCATCGAACGTTTTAAAGGCGGTCCTGTCGGTCTGGATACAATTGCAGCTAGCATCGGTGAAGAATCCGATACTATAGAGGACGTATACGAACCGTATTTGCTTCAAATCGGTTTTCTGCAAAGGACGCCACGGGGAAGGATTGTATCAGATGCGGTCTATAAGCATTTTAATCTTAAGGTGCCTATGGAATGA
- the ruvA gene encoding Holliday junction branch migration protein RuvA — MFEYIKGTLERVGPEYIVLENNGVGYQIFTANPFSFSKHQNKETIVYTYQHVREDILALYGFHSLEEKLLFIRLINVTGIGPKGALAILASGEPEQVINAIENEDESFLVKFPGVGKKTARQMILDLKGKLQDIVPDYFPNLFTAEAMDQKEASSKALDEAILALKALGYSEKEVNKVLPSLKGENLSTDGYIKLALKKLLK; from the coding sequence TTGTTTGAATACATCAAAGGGACCTTGGAACGCGTTGGTCCAGAATATATCGTGCTGGAGAATAATGGAGTGGGCTATCAGATTTTCACAGCCAATCCTTTCTCCTTTTCTAAACATCAAAACAAAGAAACGATCGTCTATACATATCAGCATGTAAGAGAAGATATTTTGGCTTTATACGGCTTTCATTCTCTCGAAGAAAAGCTTCTGTTCATCAGGCTAATCAATGTCACGGGAATCGGTCCAAAAGGGGCCTTGGCCATTTTGGCATCAGGTGAACCGGAGCAAGTCATCAACGCTATCGAGAATGAAGATGAAAGCTTCCTGGTTAAATTCCCTGGAGTAGGGAAGAAAACTGCGCGGCAGATGATCCTTGACCTCAAGGGTAAGCTTCAGGATATTGTCCCGGATTATTTTCCGAACTTATTCACAGCTGAGGCAATGGATCAAAAAGAAGCCAGTTCAAAAGCTTTGGATGAAGCTATCCTTGCTTTAAAAGCACTTGGATACTCAGAAAAAGAGGTAAACAAAGTCCTGCCTTCCCTGAAGGGTGAAAATCTTTCAACGGATGGCTATATTAAATTGGCGCTGAAGAAGCTGCTGAAATAA
- a CDS encoding intercompartmental signaling factor BofC, translating into MKYFYSIIQALLIFAGLFLISDTALAGSLKVEDMDSSEKADIHVSILLERVYLDGEMSEETVDESIISMEEFWDKYQHWQLVDVEDGTITFQKRINDISPLLKSNGYFGLSEDGTLSIFNGKPDQSNLIQSFFQIDMRRLESSTQKKLMNGIPIKNKYDYTSVLETYRPLSIN; encoded by the coding sequence ATGAAGTACTTTTATTCTATAATCCAAGCATTGCTTATTTTCGCTGGCTTGTTCCTTATAAGCGATACCGCTCTTGCGGGTTCATTGAAAGTTGAGGATATGGATTCAAGTGAAAAAGCTGATATACATGTATCCATATTGCTTGAGAGGGTTTATCTGGACGGGGAAATGAGTGAGGAAACCGTTGATGAATCCATCATATCAATGGAAGAGTTTTGGGATAAATATCAACATTGGCAGCTTGTAGATGTCGAAGATGGGACAATTACGTTCCAAAAAAGAATCAATGATATCTCTCCGCTCCTAAAATCAAATGGGTACTTCGGGTTGTCCGAAGATGGCACCTTATCCATTTTCAATGGGAAGCCCGATCAATCCAATTTAATCCAATCCTTTTTTCAAATCGACATGAGAAGGCTTGAAAGCAGTACACAAAAGAAATTGATGAACGGGATTCCGATAAAGAACAAATATGACTATACCAGTGTATTAGAAACCTATAGGCCATTATCTATCAATTGA
- a CDS encoding YhcN/YlaJ family sporulation lipoprotein, which translates to MEKKYLVWPLSVLIAGGLAGCGANESAKQQRYSDTYEPLGYYSNSGHGGDVNDHNDGPLTEWMDHSVGKEGKDIRAQKQKYLQVKDEDGNPQNPSRPLSEYDRNFFHRDNRFSYGDANYHGHLDDNTRKAKSSYYTSYEGELSEKIGNVASRVKNVNDVRSVTYGSNVLIAVDLEDYSKEEQTKAKIKKAVAPYLHGRSATVVTDEGTFSRIRNMDNDLRDGGPGQSIDMDMKDLFRTLTNKMK; encoded by the coding sequence TTGGAGAAGAAATACTTGGTTTGGCCGTTATCTGTATTGATTGCAGGAGGCTTGGCTGGATGCGGGGCTAACGAATCTGCCAAGCAGCAGCGATACTCGGATACGTATGAACCGCTTGGCTATTACTCCAACAGCGGACATGGCGGTGATGTAAATGATCACAATGATGGACCGCTTACAGAATGGATGGATCACTCGGTTGGCAAAGAGGGAAAAGATATACGAGCCCAAAAACAAAAATACCTCCAAGTAAAGGACGAGGATGGGAATCCACAAAATCCATCCAGGCCTTTATCGGAATATGATCGTAATTTCTTCCACAGGGATAATCGGTTCAGCTATGGGGATGCGAATTACCATGGCCATCTCGACGATAACACCAGGAAAGCAAAATCCTCCTACTATACAAGCTATGAGGGGGAACTCTCAGAAAAGATAGGCAATGTGGCTAGCCGCGTCAAGAATGTCAATGATGTCAGATCAGTGACATACGGCAGCAATGTGCTGATTGCCGTTGACCTTGAGGACTATAGCAAAGAAGAACAAACCAAAGCGAAAATCAAAAAGGCTGTCGCACCTTACCTACACGGGCGTTCAGCAACCGTTGTGACAGATGAAGGGACCTTCAGCCGAATCAGAAATATGGATAATGATTTAAGGGACGGCGGTCCAGGACAATCCATTGATATGGATATGAAGGATCTATTCAGGACCTTAACAAATAAAATGAAGTAG
- a CDS encoding phosphotransferase, which produces MAFRFPYEGDDFSTRLLHFLNTLLQNNTGRLRAVKNGLWKYKTQGKTWLVKEFSSKKKLFHQQLLTRKLKEHGFCHTYSFHPIHGTYPVLQFEGRLFGIIEFIYSSRNIFTFKTKENRRKALKLLQKFHQTTSIFPADFKSFLPEFDQKDKWKNRLAEFHHNRYMLEAYFPVFLLDMYEEWAKWSLDKISSVIGYFDQTPSCIIHGDVAYHNFLNGKNEELYLIDFDLIAIAPPVIEHLQIASRFLPTLNWSIDELFKHEILSMYEKDKVFLISLLYPTDVLRECNRFLKSDEKARQMIWPYLYDLTISQFPLRMRMMYEIFNKIDSLNSN; this is translated from the coding sequence ATGGCTTTTAGATTCCCCTATGAAGGAGACGATTTTTCCACTCGTCTCCTTCATTTTTTAAATACTCTTCTTCAAAATAATACCGGCAGATTAAGAGCCGTTAAGAACGGGCTTTGGAAATACAAAACCCAGGGTAAGACCTGGCTTGTCAAAGAGTTTTCTTCCAAGAAAAAGCTCTTTCATCAGCAGCTTCTTACAAGGAAATTGAAAGAACATGGATTCTGCCATACATATTCTTTTCATCCGATTCATGGCACATATCCCGTTCTTCAGTTTGAGGGGCGATTATTTGGAATCATCGAATTCATTTATTCAAGCAGGAATATATTTACGTTTAAAACCAAGGAAAATAGGAGGAAGGCACTGAAACTCCTGCAGAAATTTCATCAGACAACATCCATTTTTCCGGCCGATTTCAAATCTTTTTTGCCGGAGTTCGATCAAAAGGATAAATGGAAGAACAGACTGGCAGAATTTCATCATAACCGCTACATGCTTGAAGCATATTTTCCTGTGTTTTTATTGGATATGTATGAGGAATGGGCGAAATGGTCGCTTGATAAAATTAGTTCAGTAATAGGATATTTTGATCAGACGCCTTCATGCATCATTCATGGAGATGTTGCGTACCATAACTTTTTAAATGGGAAAAATGAAGAACTTTACTTAATCGATTTTGATCTTATCGCCATAGCTCCACCGGTAATCGAACACCTTCAGATTGCCAGCCGTTTCTTGCCTACCCTTAACTGGTCGATAGATGAATTATTTAAGCATGAAATCCTCTCGATGTATGAGAAAGACAAGGTGTTTCTTATTTCACTTTTATATCCGACGGATGTGCTAAGGGAATGTAATCGATTTTTAAAAAGCGATGAAAAGGCGCGTCAAATGATATGGCCGTATTTATATGATCTGACCATCAGCCAGTTTCCGCTCCGCATGAGGATGATGTATGAAATATTCAATAAAATTGATTCCTTAAACTCCAATTAG
- the nadA gene encoding quinolinate synthase NadA — MNMMELLNMDNASLPEKYKEMTYPEMEERVWEIKQKLGKKLFIPGHHYQKDEVMKFADAAGDSLQLAQVSSINKQADYIVFCGVHFMAETADILTGDHQKVILPDMRAGCSMADMADIYQTERAWVLLQEMFGDTILPLTYVNSTAAIKAFVGKNGGATVTSSNAHAMVEWALTQKERILFLPDQHLGRNTAFDLGIPLDKMAVWDPQVNTLIYEGDAEDIKVILWKGHCSVHENFTVANVHEVRAKHPQMKIIVHPECRREVVEISDLNGSTKYIIDTIEKAEPGSSWAIGTEMNLVKRLIDKHKDKQIISLNPNMCPCLTMNRIDLPHLLWSLERIEEGKPVNQIVVDKDTSDNAMLALQRMLDRA; from the coding sequence ATGAATATGATGGAATTGTTGAATATGGATAATGCATCTCTCCCGGAAAAATATAAAGAAATGACCTATCCAGAAATGGAAGAAAGAGTGTGGGAGATCAAGCAGAAGCTCGGAAAGAAATTATTCATTCCCGGCCATCATTATCAAAAGGACGAGGTAATGAAATTTGCTGATGCAGCAGGGGATTCACTCCAGCTTGCACAGGTTTCGTCCATTAACAAACAAGCGGATTACATCGTTTTCTGTGGAGTCCACTTCATGGCTGAAACGGCTGATATCTTGACGGGGGATCATCAAAAGGTCATCCTGCCGGATATGAGAGCGGGCTGTTCCATGGCTGATATGGCAGATATTTATCAGACTGAGCGTGCCTGGGTTCTCCTGCAGGAAATGTTCGGGGACACGATACTGCCCTTAACATACGTAAATTCCACCGCTGCAATCAAAGCGTTTGTGGGCAAAAATGGAGGGGCTACAGTGACCTCTTCCAATGCTCATGCCATGGTTGAATGGGCCTTGACTCAAAAGGAGCGCATCCTTTTCTTGCCTGATCAGCATCTTGGCCGGAACACTGCCTTTGATTTAGGCATCCCATTGGATAAAATGGCTGTATGGGATCCTCAAGTAAATACATTGATTTATGAAGGCGACGCTGAAGATATCAAAGTGATTTTATGGAAGGGCCATTGTTCCGTACATGAGAACTTCACAGTTGCCAATGTACATGAAGTGAGGGCAAAGCATCCACAAATGAAAATCATTGTCCATCCGGAGTGCAGGCGTGAAGTAGTGGAAATATCTGATTTAAATGGGTCTACTAAATATATCATTGATACGATTGAAAAAGCAGAACCGGGATCATCTTGGGCTATCGGGACTGAAATGAATCTAGTGAAGCGTTTGATCGATAAGCATAAAGACAAACAAATCATTTCGCTCAATCCAAATATGTGCCCATGTCTGACGATGAACAGGATTGATTTGCCCCACCTGCTCTGGTCGCTTGAAAGGATAGAGGAAGGGAAGCCGGTCAATCAGATCGTGGTGGATAAAGACACTTCTGATAATGCAATGCTGGCGCTTCAGCGTATGCTGGACAGGGCATGA
- the nadC gene encoding carboxylating nicotinate-nucleotide diphosphorylase, protein MNRVKLKAMLEPFFIEDIGDMDITTDMLFAPEAQGSLKLMAKANGVFCGEDVINEGFHTIDPSLSISIEKRDGEEVKYGDAIAVITGAVASLLKGERVVLNLIQRMSGIASKTSTFVKRIEGTGAKICDTRKTTPGLRMLEKYAVRCGGGFNHRMGLADSVLIKDNHIDFAGSITEAVNEIRGKIGHTVKVEVEIETKEQLMEAIEAGVDIIMFDNRTPAEIREWLSIVPVGILTEASGGITLDNIRDYALSGVDYISLGCLTHTIEAFDISAKVKNRKTVMEA, encoded by the coding sequence ATGAATCGGGTAAAATTAAAAGCTATGCTTGAACCATTTTTTATTGAAGACATTGGGGATATGGATATCACGACGGATATGCTGTTTGCTCCGGAAGCACAGGGAAGTTTGAAGCTAATGGCAAAAGCAAATGGGGTATTTTGCGGAGAGGATGTCATCAACGAAGGCTTTCATACCATTGATCCTTCCCTTTCTATCTCCATTGAAAAGAGGGATGGGGAAGAAGTGAAATATGGGGATGCCATTGCCGTCATTACCGGAGCAGTGGCAAGTTTGCTAAAAGGTGAAAGAGTCGTCCTCAATTTAATCCAGCGAATGAGCGGGATTGCCTCAAAGACTTCTACTTTTGTAAAAAGGATTGAAGGAACGGGTGCAAAGATTTGCGATACTCGAAAAACAACCCCCGGACTCAGGATGCTTGAAAAATATGCAGTCAGATGCGGAGGAGGCTTTAACCATCGTATGGGATTGGCTGATTCTGTTCTGATTAAAGATAACCATATTGATTTTGCCGGTTCTATCACTGAGGCTGTGAATGAAATAAGGGGTAAAATCGGCCATACTGTAAAAGTTGAAGTGGAGATCGAAACAAAAGAACAGCTTATGGAAGCCATCGAAGCAGGTGTGGATATCATCATGTTTGATAATCGTACTCCAGCTGAAATAAGGGAATGGTTAAGTATTGTCCCGGTAGGAATCTTAACGGAAGCTTCCGGAGGGATCACACTGGATAATATCAGGGATTATGCCCTTTCAGGAGTGGATTATATTTCACTAGGCTGCTTGACGCATACAATAGAAGCATTTGACATCAGTGCAAAAGTGAAGAACAGAAAAACGGTGATGGAGGCGTAA
- the nadB gene encoding L-aspartate oxidase has translation MKHADVIILGSGIAAMQLAKLLHSDSHVIIITKSLKNHCNSYMAQGGMAAAISPDDHYRLHYQDTLEAGRRHQDEKAVLNLVKDAPDIVCELMSIGVPLDLDEQGQVALGMEGAHSRRRIVHSGGDATGRRIMDAFFNSIPSNIEFIENEMAIELILSQDGVCRGVQTKNSNGDVNEYFGEHVVLATGGAGGLYHFTSNHPSVTGDGLALAYLAGAELSNLEFVQFHPTLLYVGGMAKGLVSEAVRGHGAVLRNNEGKAIMESIHPLKDLAPRHIVAQRIFEIRRNGDEVFLDITMINDFKLHFPSIASLCEREGINVERGLIPVAPGSHFLMGGISINDFGETSIPHLYAIGEVADSGVHGANRLASNSLLEGLSYGKRLAAHLNQFTRKSAAPTWRLIEKSGGLACPKLPERGEIKRRMMEGAGIVRSKEGMEQLLAWLESFHIDEYLLRSYKNWDIEEISVAFMILSARMIVSSALKRTESRGGHLRTDYPDENMDWLNCHIIHSNHGMHLRRNRYESGKIKSYA, from the coding sequence ATGAAGCATGCTGACGTAATCATTTTAGGCAGCGGTATTGCAGCTATGCAGCTGGCAAAATTACTTCATTCGGATTCTCATGTGATAATTATCACAAAGTCGTTGAAGAACCATTGCAATTCTTATATGGCACAGGGTGGAATGGCTGCTGCTATTTCTCCAGACGATCATTATCGGTTGCATTATCAGGATACATTGGAAGCTGGAAGGCGGCATCAGGATGAAAAAGCAGTGCTCAACCTGGTAAAGGATGCTCCGGATATTGTTTGTGAATTAATGAGCATCGGGGTTCCGTTGGATTTGGATGAACAAGGGCAAGTTGCGCTTGGAATGGAAGGGGCCCATAGTCGAAGGAGGATCGTCCATAGCGGAGGCGATGCAACGGGAAGGCGCATCATGGATGCCTTTTTCAATTCGATTCCTTCGAACATTGAATTCATTGAGAATGAAATGGCAATTGAACTGATCCTTTCTCAGGATGGAGTCTGCAGAGGAGTTCAAACCAAAAATAGCAATGGGGATGTGAACGAATACTTTGGGGAACATGTTGTCCTTGCCACCGGAGGCGCAGGGGGGCTGTATCACTTCACTTCAAATCACCCGTCTGTAACAGGGGATGGATTGGCACTCGCCTATCTTGCAGGAGCAGAGTTGTCCAACTTGGAGTTTGTGCAATTCCACCCTACATTACTATACGTCGGAGGTATGGCAAAAGGTTTGGTTTCGGAGGCAGTCCGGGGTCATGGAGCAGTATTGAGAAACAATGAAGGAAAAGCCATCATGGAAAGTATCCACCCACTAAAAGATCTTGCCCCGAGACATATTGTCGCTCAAAGGATATTTGAGATTAGAAGGAATGGGGATGAGGTATTCCTTGATATCACCATGATTAATGATTTCAAACTGCATTTTCCATCGATTGCCTCTCTTTGTGAGCGGGAAGGCATTAATGTAGAAAGAGGCTTGATTCCGGTTGCCCCAGGCTCTCATTTTTTAATGGGAGGCATCTCCATCAATGATTTTGGGGAAACCTCGATTCCCCATTTATATGCGATAGGGGAAGTGGCAGACAGCGGGGTTCATGGAGCGAACCGGCTGGCAAGCAACTCATTATTGGAAGGGCTTTCATACGGAAAGCGCCTTGCAGCCCACTTGAATCAATTCACAAGAAAAAGCGCTGCCCCAACTTGGCGTCTTATTGAGAAGAGCGGCGGATTAGCATGTCCGAAACTTCCGGAGCGAGGGGAGATTAAACGGCGAATGATGGAAGGTGCTGGGATTGTTCGTTCAAAAGAAGGAATGGAACAACTATTAGCCTGGCTGGAATCCTTTCACATTGATGAATATTTATTGCGAAGCTATAAAAATTGGGATATTGAAGAAATCAGTGTTGCGTTTATGATTCTTTCTGCAAGGATGATCGTTTCCTCAGCCTTAAAGAGGACGGAAAGCAGAGGGGGGCATTTAAGGACTGATTATCCTGATGAAAATATGGATTGGCTAAATTGCCACATCATTCATTCGAATCATGGAATGCATTTGAGGAGGAACAGATATGAATCGGGTAAAATTAAAAGCTATGCTTGA
- a CDS encoding IscS subfamily cysteine desulfurase — MKYFDYAASTPMDPDVLEAYMQAASQVYGNTESLHDIGGKAQYILNECRKKLAGITGVKEEGLYFSSGGTESNLLSLLALAQGASSGKRHIISTHGEHASVHSAMEYLKEHGFEVEYLSFTTEGTIDLQKLSLAIRDDTLLVSIQHVNSEIGSIQPIKEISELIKGKDILLHCDCVQSFGKVDLKSITPYMDSFTVSSHKIHGPKGVGAFYINPLHQAKPVFPGLSHERGMRGGTVNIPGIFAFMTASEKAAAKLDDWQAAWDKRDYFLELLRNEKPHIFGSMDKDRQLPYIIGMAFDGIEGQLVMLEANTMGFSISTGSACHTGQQEPANAMKAMGVDVERAKSFFRISFSKTTTHEQLFDLAKALKTIYAEYKTVRA; from the coding sequence ATGAAATACTTTGATTATGCAGCCTCAACGCCTATGGATCCGGATGTTCTAGAAGCTTACATGCAAGCTGCCTCACAGGTATATGGAAATACAGAAAGTCTTCATGATATTGGAGGAAAAGCACAATATATCCTCAATGAGTGCAGGAAAAAGCTTGCCGGGATTACTGGGGTAAAAGAAGAAGGGCTTTATTTCAGCTCCGGCGGCACCGAAAGCAATTTATTGTCTTTACTGGCACTTGCACAAGGAGCCAGCAGCGGAAAAAGGCATATCATCTCAACTCATGGGGAGCACGCTTCTGTTCATTCTGCCATGGAATATTTAAAAGAACATGGTTTTGAAGTGGAGTATCTTTCTTTTACAACTGAAGGGACAATCGACCTTCAGAAGTTGTCCTTAGCAATACGGGATGATACCTTGCTCGTTTCGATCCAGCATGTCAATTCGGAAATTGGATCGATTCAGCCAATCAAAGAAATTTCAGAGCTCATTAAAGGGAAAGATATCCTCTTGCATTGCGACTGCGTACAGTCTTTTGGGAAAGTCGATTTAAAAAGCATTACACCATACATGGACAGCTTTACTGTGTCATCACATAAAATCCACGGACCAAAAGGGGTGGGTGCATTTTATATCAATCCCCTCCATCAAGCGAAGCCTGTCTTTCCCGGCCTTTCCCATGAACGGGGCATGAGGGGTGGGACGGTGAATATCCCTGGAATCTTTGCTTTTATGACTGCATCTGAAAAGGCTGCCGCAAAACTGGATGATTGGCAGGCAGCATGGGATAAAAGAGACTATTTCCTTGAACTTTTGAGGAACGAAAAACCTCACATTTTTGGATCAATGGATAAGGATCGGCAGCTTCCATATATAATCGGGATGGCTTTCGATGGCATTGAAGGACAGCTGGTGATGCTCGAAGCAAACACAATGGGATTCTCAATTTCTACAGGAAGTGCATGCCACACCGGCCAGCAAGAACCAGCCAATGCCATGAAAGCAATGGGCGTGGATGTTGAAAGGGCAAAATCATTTTTTAGAATTTCTTTTAGCAAGACCACTACACATGAGCAGCTTTTTGATCTGGCAAAAGCACTAAAAACGATATACGCTGAATACAAAACGGTCCGCGCTTAA
- a CDS encoding transcription repressor NadR, which produces MAKPKILGEERRQLLLKILKDRNAPITGTELAKTANVSRQVIVSDITLLKARNEPILATSQGYLYMAQNPIHQYKERIVACFHPPEETENELFLLVDHGATVKDVRIEHPVYGDLSASIMVSNRKEVSQFLQRIEETNAGYLSQLTEGIHLHTIIAPSEEILDEAEEALRTAGYLVDEKD; this is translated from the coding sequence ATGGCGAAGCCAAAGATTCTAGGTGAAGAACGAAGACAGCTGCTGCTGAAAATACTTAAAGATCGCAATGCACCCATCACTGGGACTGAGCTTGCCAAGACCGCCAATGTTTCAAGGCAGGTCATTGTCAGTGATATTACACTTCTTAAAGCGAGAAATGAGCCGATCCTTGCTACAAGCCAAGGCTATCTTTATATGGCCCAGAACCCAATACATCAATACAAAGAAAGAATCGTTGCATGCTTCCACCCCCCTGAAGAAACAGAAAATGAATTGTTTCTTCTTGTCGACCATGGAGCTACAGTGAAAGACGTAAGGATCGAACATCCGGTTTATGGAGATCTCTCGGCATCGATCATGGTCTCCAATCGTAAGGAAGTAAGCCAGTTCCTGCAAAGAATTGAAGAAACTAATGCGGGCTATCTTTCACAACTGACAGAGGGAATCCATCTTCATACCATCATTGCCCCTTCAGAGGAGATACTCGACGAAGCAGAAGAGGCACTTCGAACTGCAGGGTATCTTGTGGATGAAAAGGATTAA